The Paenibacillus yonginensis genome segment TCTGGGAGTGGATGCGTGATGGAGACCAACCGTGCAGGCCAAGAAACAGCTCCTGTTTCCGGCACTACGGAGCCTGTCCTGAAGTTTGAGCAATTGTCTTACGCTTATGGGAAAAAACGTGAATATCCCGTTCTGCTGAACGCGGCGGGCAGCCTGGAGGCTGGAAGCTGGGTCAGCCTGGTCGGCCCCAACGGGTGCGGCAAATCAACCCTGGCCAAGCTGCTCGGCGGGCTGCTCAGACCGCAGGCCGGGCAGATCTGGATCGAAGGGGAAGTTTTGACGCCGCTGTCGGCTCACCGGCTGTGTCGTAAAGTCAAAATGGTGTTCCAGAATCCGGAGAACCAGTTTATTGGATCCACAGTGGAGGAAGACATAGCTTTTGGGCTGGAAGGCCAATGTCTGCCGCGCTGTGAAATGCGGAGCCGGGTGGCCGAATATGCCCGGAAGCTGGGGATTGAGGCCCTGCTGCACAAGCATCCGGGAGAGCTGTCAGGCGGGCAGAAGCAGCGGGTGGCTATCGCTTCGGTGCTGGCGATGCAGCCAAAGCTGGTGATTTTTGACGAGGCCTCCTCCATGCTGGACGAGAAATCCCGCAAAGAACTGCTTCAGGTGCTGAAGGATTTAAGGGCATCGGGGAATTATACCCTCCTCTCCATTACACATGATCCCGATGAAGTGCTTCAGAGCGACCGTGTGCTTGTGTTGGACAACGGCGGCATCCGGGAGGACCTGCGGCCGGAAGGGCTGTTTGCCAGGGAGGATTTGCTTGCGGCCTGCCGGCTGTCGCGTCCATTCCGGATACAGATGCAGCAGGCGCTTGGCGATTATGGAATCCGGCTTTCAAACTCTTTGAAGGACGGATCGCTGGAGGAGATCCTATGTCCGCTACTTTCGAGAATGTAAGTTTCGCTTATGATGATAAGACGCTGCTTCGCCAGCAGGCGCTGAGTGAGGTGAATCTGCAGATCGAACCGGGCAGCTTTACGGCGGTAGCTGGGCCTACAGGCTGCGGCAAATCAACGCTGCTGCAGATGTTCGGCGGACTGCTGGAGCCGTCGGCAGGCCGCATCCAGGTGTTGGACACCGTGCTTCAAGCCGGAACCAAATCCCCGAAGCTCAAGGAGCTTAGGCGCCGGGTGGGGCTGGTCTTCCAGTTCCCCGAGCATCAGCTGTTTGCAGAGACGGTGGAACAGGATTTGTGTTTTGCCCCCTTAAACTTCGGGCTGCCGCTTGCAGAAGCCAAGCAGCGAGCCGTGAGGGCGCTGCGGCAGATCGGGCTGCCGGAAGAGCTGCTCAGCCGAAGCCCTTTTGAATTAAGCGGCGGTCAGATGCGCAAAGCGGCTATCGCTGCGGTGCTGGTGATGGACCCGGACATCCTGGTCTTGGATGAACCGGGGGCTTCGCTGGACCCGGCCAGCCGCGGCGAGCTGACCGAGCTGCTGCTGAAGCTCTGCCGGGAGCAGGGCAAAACGGTGATCGTTGTGACGCACCGGATGGATGAACTGCTGCCCTATGCAGACCGCTGGATTCTGATGAAGGAAGGCAGCAGCTTGTTTCAGGGCACGGCGGCAGAAATGGTGCGTAAGCTGCCGGTGCTGGAGGCGGAGGGTTTAGAGCTGCCGGAGTGTATGCATTGGTGGCATCGGCTGGATGAGCATTTTGATCTGCGTAACGAACAGCCGGTCTTTACGGCCGCTGCGCTGGCTGAGCTGACGGCGAAACTGCTGAAACCAAAGGGACAGAGGCAGGAGAAGGCCGATGCAGAGAAGGTCGAATCTGGCAGTGGCGTAGAGGTTAACGATATGAACAACATGAACGGCAAGAACATTAACGGTATTAATGAATTTGGCGGTAATAGCACCGGCGGCGTCAATAAAGCTGATGGAGTGGGCCGATCCCTCAAGCTTAAGCCCCATCTTGCTGCTATTCCAATTCCAATAGAGATTTCGGGAGGTGCAGGAGGATGAGAAGCAAGCTGCTGATCGGCCGAACGA includes the following:
- a CDS encoding ATP-binding cassette domain-containing protein encodes the protein METNRAGQETAPVSGTTEPVLKFEQLSYAYGKKREYPVLLNAAGSLEAGSWVSLVGPNGCGKSTLAKLLGGLLRPQAGQIWIEGEVLTPLSAHRLCRKVKMVFQNPENQFIGSTVEEDIAFGLEGQCLPRCEMRSRVAEYARKLGIEALLHKHPGELSGGQKQRVAIASVLAMQPKLVIFDEASSMLDEKSRKELLQVLKDLRASGNYTLLSITHDPDEVLQSDRVLVLDNGGIREDLRPEGLFAREDLLAACRLSRPFRIQMQQALGDYGIRLSNSLKDGSLEEILCPLLSRM
- a CDS encoding ATP-binding cassette domain-containing protein, which produces MSATFENVSFAYDDKTLLRQQALSEVNLQIEPGSFTAVAGPTGCGKSTLLQMFGGLLEPSAGRIQVLDTVLQAGTKSPKLKELRRRVGLVFQFPEHQLFAETVEQDLCFAPLNFGLPLAEAKQRAVRALRQIGLPEELLSRSPFELSGGQMRKAAIAAVLVMDPDILVLDEPGASLDPASRGELTELLLKLCREQGKTVIVVTHRMDELLPYADRWILMKEGSSLFQGTAAEMVRKLPVLEAEGLELPECMHWWHRLDEHFDLRNEQPVFTAAALAELTAKLLKPKGQRQEKADAEKVESGSGVEVNDMNNMNGKNINGINEFGGNSTGGVNKADGVGRSLKLKPHLAAIPIPIEISGGAGG